The genomic region ATACAAAAGGCGGAACCAACTGTGCGCTGGTTCCGTACTTTTCAGCGAAGAATTTTTATCTTACCCGCATGTTGTCTTCCTCTTTTGATTCGGAACTGGCAAAGGCTACTCCTTGTACATGTACATTAACTTCTACTACATTGAGCCCGGTCATTCCCTCAATAGCCTGTTTCACATTCACTTGAATCTGTGCAGCCACATCGGGAATCCGCACGCCATATTCCACAATCACAAAAAGATCGACGGCTGCCTCTTTTTCTCCCACCTCAACTTTAACACCTTTAGATAGGTTCTTACGTCCCAGCATTTCGGCAATGCCGCCGCCCAAACCGCCACTCATGCCGGCCACACCAGGTACCTCGGTGGCTGCCATACCGGCAATCACGCCTACCACATCATCAGCAATACGAATGGAACCGCCCAAGCCTTCCTGGGGGATCGTGACCACTATGTCACGCTTGCTATCTGCCATGGTACACCTCCAAATCCCGAAAAATATCCGCATTTATATTATAACATTTTTGGGTAGGTTACAACAACTTCCTAGCGGTCGGGTAAAATACGGCGCTGAATGAAGTTAGTATAAACCTCGCCCCGGCGGAAGAAGGCATTGCCCAGTACTTTTTGGTGAAAGGGAATGGTTGTGGGCACACCCTCGATAACGAATTCACCCAGGGCCCTTTGCATCCGGCGAATGGCCTCATCCCTGTCCCGACCCCAAACAATCAGCTTACCGATCATGGAATCATAAAAGGGAGGGATTTTATAACCGCTAAAAACAGCGCTGTCTACCCGGACACCCGGTCCCCCCGGCGGATGATAAATTTCGACGGTACCAGGGTGGGGCATAAAGTTTTTATCCGGATCTTCGGCATTAATCCGGCACTCAATGGCCCAGCCGTCAATGCGAATGTCGGACTGGCCGTAACCCAGCGGTTCTCCGGCAGCAATACGAATTTGCTCCTTAATTAAGTCTATACCGGTAATTAATTCAGTAACCGGATGTTCTACCTGAATCCTGGTATTCATTTCAATAAAATAAAACTTATTATGCTTATCTAATAAAAACTCTACGGTGCCGGCATTATAATAACCCACCGCTTTGGCCGCTTTAACCGCCATTTCCCCCATTTTACGGCGCAATGAGGGAGTTAATGCAGTGGAAGGAGCCTCCTCAATCACCTTTTGGTTGCGGCGTTGTATCGAGCAATCCCTTTCCCCCAGGTAAACGATATTACCCTCTTTGTCCCCCAGGATCTGAAATTCAATGTGTCTCGGTTGTTCCACATACTTTTCTAAATAAACATCCCCGTTACCAAAGGCAGCCTGGGCTTCAGCCTGGGCGGTATTAATGGCTTTCAGTAAATCCTCTTCACTGTGGGCTACCCGCATACCGCGGCCCCCACCCCCGGCGGAAGCTTTAATTAGGACAGGATAACCAATTTCCTGGGCTACCTTCAGGGCTTCCTCCACATCTTTAATGGCCCCTTCGGAACCGGGTACAACCGGCACCCCGGCCTCAATCATGGTGCTGCGGGCCAGGGCCTTGTTACCCATATATTCAATAGCGTGGGCGGATGGCCCAATGAATGTGATACCGCAGTCCTCGCAGATTTCTGCAAAGTTGGCATTTTCAGCTAAGAAACCGTATCCGGGGTGGATGGCCTCCGCCCCGGAAACTTCCGCTGCACTAATTATGTTAGTGATATTCAGGTAACTTTTACCCGAGGGGGCCGGGCCAATGCAATAGGCTTCATCAGCCAACCGTACCGGCAGACTGTCTCTGTCGGCCTCGGAGTATACGATTACTGTTCTTATATTTAGCTCCTGGCAGGCGCGGATAATGCGTAAGGCAATTTCGCCCCGGTTAGCTATTAATATTTTTTTAAACATGCCCTCTCCCTACTTCTTTTTAATTAGGAATAGTGTCTGACCATATTCAACCGGCTGGCCATTCTCTACTAAAATTTCTACTACCTCACCGGACACTTCGGCCTCTATTTCGTTCATTAATTTCATGGCTTCAATAATACAGAGGGTCTGGCCCGCCTGCACGGTGTCACCCACCTTAACAAAAGGATCGGCATCCGGTGCGGGAGCCCGGTAGAAGGTTCCCACCATGGGGGCGGTGACCGGTGTTAAGTCAGCGGCCGGCACAGCAGGTGCAGGAGCTGCTGCCGGAGCCGGGGCTACAGTGGCTTCCGCTGCTTTGGTTACCGCCGGAGCTTCCGGGGTGGTGGCGGTGGGAGCCGGAGTTACCGGGGCGGCAGAC from Desulfotomaculum nigrificans DSM 574 harbors:
- a CDS encoding Asp23/Gls24 family envelope stress response protein, whose amino-acid sequence is MADSKRDIVVTIPQEGLGGSIRIADDVVGVIAGMAATEVPGVAGMSGGLGGGIAEMLGRKNLSKGVKVEVGEKEAAVDLFVIVEYGVRIPDVAAQIQVNVKQAIEGMTGLNVVEVNVHVQGVAFASSESKEEDNMRVR
- the accC gene encoding acetyl-CoA carboxylase biotin carboxylase subunit, whose product is MFKKILIANRGEIALRIIRACQELNIRTVIVYSEADRDSLPVRLADEAYCIGPAPSGKSYLNITNIISAAEVSGAEAIHPGYGFLAENANFAEICEDCGITFIGPSAHAIEYMGNKALARSTMIEAGVPVVPGSEGAIKDVEEALKVAQEIGYPVLIKASAGGGGRGMRVAHSEEDLLKAINTAQAEAQAAFGNGDVYLEKYVEQPRHIEFQILGDKEGNIVYLGERDCSIQRRNQKVIEEAPSTALTPSLRRKMGEMAVKAAKAVGYYNAGTVEFLLDKHNKFYFIEMNTRIQVEHPVTELITGIDLIKEQIRIAAGEPLGYGQSDIRIDGWAIECRINAEDPDKNFMPHPGTVEIYHPPGGPGVRVDSAVFSGYKIPPFYDSMIGKLIVWGRDRDEAIRRMQRALGEFVIEGVPTTIPFHQKVLGNAFFRRGEVYTNFIQRRILPDR